One window of Rhizobium leguminosarum genomic DNA carries:
- the istA gene encoding IS21 family transposase, whose product MELYLKVRLAVSEGMTRRQAAKHFNISRDSVSKMVSYSTPPGYQRQLPIRRPKLDAFVSTIDHWLDEDLKVPRKQRHTAKRVFDRLRDERGFTGGYTIIKDYMRERDQRRQEVFVPLAHPPGHGQADFGEAMVVIGGVERKAHFFVLDLPHSDGCYVRAYPAAVSEAWVDGHIHAFAFFGAVPQSIVYDNDRCLVAKILPDGTRKRAGLFSGFLSHYLIRDRYGRPGKGNDKGNVEGLVGYARRNFMVPIPQFPTWGAFNIWLEEQCRKRQRDRLRSESETIGERLQRDLAAMRSLPLSPFDACDQTSAKVTAQSLVRYKTNDYSVPVAYGHQDVWVRGYVDEVVIGCRGEIVARHPRSWEREDVVFDPVHYLPLIEHKINALDQAAPLQGWDLPEEFATLRRLMEGRMAKHGRREYVQVLRLLESFELSDLHAAVKQALQLGAIGFDAVKHLILCRVERRPPRLDLSIYPYLPKATVETTSAKAYMRLLSSDAEEAA is encoded by the coding sequence GTGGAATTATATCTGAAGGTTCGCCTGGCCGTCTCGGAAGGGATGACCCGTCGTCAGGCTGCGAAGCATTTCAACATATCTCGCGACAGCGTTTCCAAGATGGTGTCGTATTCGACACCGCCCGGCTATCAGCGTCAGTTGCCGATCCGGCGACCCAAGCTGGATGCATTTGTTTCGACGATCGATCATTGGCTCGATGAAGATCTGAAGGTGCCGCGCAAGCAGCGCCATACGGCCAAGCGAGTGTTTGACCGGCTCCGGGACGAGCGCGGCTTCACCGGCGGCTACACGATCATCAAGGATTACATGCGCGAACGGGATCAGCGCCGTCAGGAGGTGTTCGTGCCGCTGGCTCATCCGCCGGGCCATGGGCAGGCCGATTTCGGCGAGGCGATGGTGGTGATCGGCGGTGTCGAGCGGAAGGCCCATTTCTTCGTGCTGGATCTGCCGCATAGCGATGGCTGCTATGTACGGGCCTATCCGGCGGCGGTCTCTGAGGCCTGGGTCGACGGCCACATCCATGCGTTCGCGTTCTTCGGGGCGGTGCCACAGTCGATCGTCTACGACAACGACCGCTGCCTTGTGGCAAAGATCCTGCCCGATGGGACACGCAAGCGCGCCGGGTTGTTCAGCGGCTTCCTGTCCCACTACCTGATCCGGGATCGCTATGGCCGTCCGGGGAAAGGCAACGACAAGGGGAATGTCGAGGGGCTTGTTGGCTACGCCAGGCGCAACTTCATGGTTCCGATCCCACAGTTTCCGACATGGGGTGCATTCAATATCTGGCTCGAGGAGCAATGCCGCAAGCGTCAGCGCGATAGACTGCGCAGCGAGAGCGAGACGATCGGAGAACGGCTGCAGCGCGATCTGGCTGCCATGCGTTCGTTGCCACTATCGCCCTTCGATGCCTGCGATCAGACCAGTGCCAAGGTCACGGCTCAGTCGCTGGTGCGGTACAAGACCAACGACTATTCCGTCCCGGTTGCCTATGGCCACCAGGATGTTTGGGTCCGGGGCTATGTCGACGAAGTGGTGATCGGTTGCCGTGGTGAGATTGTCGCCCGCCATCCGCGGAGCTGGGAACGAGAAGATGTCGTCTTCGATCCTGTGCATTACTTGCCGCTGATCGAGCATAAGATCAATGCGCTGGATCAGGCAGCACCTCTCCAGGGCTGGGACTTGCCAGAGGAATTCGCCACTCTGCGGCGGTTGATGGAAGGCCGCATGGCAAAGCATGGCCGGCGGGAGTATGTGCAGGTTCTGCGCTTGCTGGAAAGCTTCGAGCTTTCTGATCTGCATGCGGCGGTAAAGCAGGCTCTGCAACTCGGAGCGATCGGCTTCGACGCTGTAAAGCATCTGATCCTTTGCCGGGTGGAGCGCCGGCCGCCGCGACTGGACCTGTCCATCTACCCCTACCTGCCGAAGGCGACGGTCGAGACGACATCAGCGAAGGCGTACATGCGCCTCCTGTCATCGGATGCGGAAGAAGCGGCATGA
- the istB gene encoding IS21-like element helper ATPase IstB produces MSTEAPEILLVHYLKILKLPTFQREYQKLARLCATEGVDHVGYLFRLAEREMIERDRRKVERRIKAARFPVVKSLDSFDFAAIPKLNKMQVLELARCEWIERRENVIALGPSGTGKTHVALGLGLAACQKGLSVGFTTAAALVSEMMEARDERRLLRFQKQMAAYQLLIIDELGFVPLSKTGAELLFELISQRYERGATLVTSNLPFDEWTETLGSERLTGALLDRITHHVNILEMNGDSYRLAQSRARKAG; encoded by the coding sequence ATGAGCACCGAAGCACCTGAGATCCTGCTTGTCCATTACCTCAAGATCCTGAAGCTCCCGACATTCCAGCGCGAATACCAGAAGCTGGCCCGGCTATGTGCCACCGAGGGCGTCGATCATGTCGGCTATCTCTTCCGGCTTGCCGAAAGGGAGATGATCGAACGGGATCGCCGCAAGGTCGAGCGCCGCATCAAGGCGGCCAGGTTCCCGGTCGTAAAAAGCCTCGACAGCTTCGACTTCGCCGCCATCCCGAAGCTCAACAAGATGCAGGTGCTGGAACTGGCGCGTTGCGAATGGATCGAACGGCGGGAGAACGTCATTGCGCTCGGCCCGAGCGGCACGGGAAAGACGCATGTCGCGCTCGGTCTCGGCCTGGCGGCATGCCAGAAGGGCCTGTCCGTTGGGTTCACCACGGCCGCCGCCCTGGTCAGTGAGATGATGGAGGCGCGCGACGAGCGACGGCTGCTGCGGTTCCAGAAGCAGATGGCAGCCTACCAGCTTCTCATCATCGATGAGCTGGGCTTTGTGCCGCTCTCAAAAACCGGCGCAGAATTGCTGTTCGAGCTGATCTCACAACGCTATGAACGCGGCGCGACCCTGGTCACCAGCAATCTTCCGTTTGACGAATGGACAGAAACCTTGGGATCGGAGCGTCTCACCGGCGCACTGCTCGATCGCATCACCCACCACGTCAACATCCTGGAGATGAACGGCGATAGCTATCGTCTCGCCCAAAGCCGCGCCCGAAAGGCCGGCTGA
- a CDS encoding redoxin family protein, whose amino-acid sequence MKADLSVGSPAPSLAKASWIQGTPLSAFRPGKMHIVIVFGTRCGYCPGALIAMERLQEKYKDIGVELIGFANDKAATADAARARVDEWLSENIPNSNIPIAFDHTGEVLENWMEASWSFQYPRTFVVDRDGSIVFIGYPDELESAFPKVIDGSWLTSPEGEQAEKERLAECLIDRTDIAIQLKDWKTARSAVDEGIKTFPDESFFPQLHVTLIIETGDMEAGWDALRRFARDAVEKNSVDWLLAAIWQLFNAQYDYSRFPSEERFSLIEDLSDRILKLCPQLDVSIRVQCYELIASYYHESGQIDRAVALIEQVLESVRRESLPNEDKEELLAQLLQKLVEYKQKERSQT is encoded by the coding sequence ATGAAAGCCGATCTATCAGTTGGCTCACCCGCCCCGTCCCTCGCAAAGGCATCCTGGATACAGGGCACTCCCCTTTCGGCCTTCCGGCCTGGCAAGATGCACATCGTCATCGTCTTTGGGACAAGATGTGGATATTGCCCCGGGGCGCTGATCGCAATGGAAAGACTGCAGGAAAAGTACAAGGATATCGGAGTTGAGCTCATAGGATTCGCAAATGACAAGGCTGCAACAGCCGACGCGGCTCGAGCGCGTGTAGACGAATGGTTATCCGAAAATATCCCCAATTCGAACATTCCGATCGCCTTCGACCATACGGGAGAAGTGCTTGAGAATTGGATGGAGGCCTCTTGGTCTTTCCAATATCCGCGAACGTTTGTTGTCGACCGAGACGGCAGCATCGTCTTTATTGGCTACCCGGATGAGCTTGAGAGCGCTTTTCCAAAAGTGATTGACGGAAGCTGGCTCACCAGCCCGGAAGGGGAACAAGCCGAGAAGGAGCGGCTTGCTGAGTGCCTGATTGATCGCACCGACATAGCGATCCAACTTAAGGACTGGAAGACCGCACGATCGGCAGTTGACGAGGGGATTAAAACATTTCCGGACGAGTCCTTCTTCCCCCAGCTTCACGTGACACTCATTATTGAGACGGGTGACATGGAAGCGGGCTGGGATGCGTTGCGTCGATTTGCTCGCGATGCGGTTGAAAAGAATTCTGTAGATTGGCTTCTTGCTGCGATATGGCAACTCTTCAATGCGCAGTACGATTACTCTCGGTTCCCATCTGAGGAACGCTTTTCGTTGATCGAGGACCTGTCGGATCGCATTCTGAAACTGTGTCCGCAGCTAGATGTCTCAATTCGTGTTCAGTGTTACGAGTTGATTGCCAGCTATTACCATGAAAGTGGCCAAATCGATCGAGCAGTGGCGTTAATCGAGCAGGTGTTGGAGTCGGTCAGGCGGGAGTCTCTCCCGAACGAGGATAAGGAGGAACTGCTGGCGCAACTGCTGCAGAAACTGGTGGAATACAAGCAGAAAGAAAGATCGCAGACTTGA
- a CDS encoding redoxin domain-containing protein, producing the protein MTSGFGIGSPAPSIKVQNWPRGDGISNFQLGKIYILEFFSTTCSGCGPALARLAQLQEKYSDMGVEVIGVAAHEQAATADEARAQVDAWVTEWLPNTNMRIGFDFSAEMDKHWMKASLSCSEGVHCRPGRQHRLYR; encoded by the coding sequence ATGACCTCTGGTTTCGGTATTGGCTCTCCAGCCCCGTCTATCAAAGTACAGAACTGGCCGCGCGGCGATGGGATTTCCAACTTCCAGCTCGGCAAGATATACATCCTTGAGTTCTTTTCGACTACCTGCAGTGGTTGCGGGCCGGCGCTGGCCCGCCTGGCGCAGCTGCAGGAGAAATACAGCGACATGGGTGTTGAAGTCATCGGAGTTGCAGCACATGAACAAGCTGCAACGGCTGACGAGGCCAGAGCCCAGGTGGACGCGTGGGTGACCGAATGGCTCCCGAATACGAACATGCGGATCGGGTTCGACTTCTCAGCCGAAATGGATAAGCATTGGATGAAAGCTAGCCTATCTTGTTCCGAAGGCGTTCATTGTCGACCGGGACGGCAGCATCGCCTTTATCGGTGA
- a CDS encoding recombinase family protein has translation MFRGDVVGEVSDLQKRGIGLKVLTGDVDTTTTTGRLVFGIFATLAEFERDLIHERTMAGLAAARARGRAGGRPRVMTLKKLKAAMAMMADRDNAARDVAAELGVSLSTLYAYVDAKGKGSNKSE, from the coding sequence ATGTTCAGGGGCGATGTGGTCGGCGAGGTGAGCGACCTGCAGAAGCGAGGTATCGGCCTCAAGGTCCTGACCGGCGACGTAGACACCACGACGACAACCGGCCGCCTCGTCTTCGGCATATTTGCCACGCTGGCGGAGTTCGAGCGCGATCTCATTCACGAGCGCACCATGGCGGGGTTGGCAGCGGCCCGCGCCCGAGGCCGGGCTGGTGGGCGGCCGCGCGTCATGACACTGAAGAAGCTGAAGGCTGCCATGGCTATGATGGCAGATCGCGACAACGCTGCGCGTGATGTTGCAGCTGAACTCGGCGTTTCGTTGTCGACGCTTTATGCCTATGTAGATGCCAAGGGAAAGGGTTCGAACAAGAGCGAATAG
- a CDS encoding helix-turn-helix domain-containing protein — MAIITLGSPMTFVKQVRVRNAKAMLASPSPTTSVTSVAYACGFSNLGHFARYYYSTFGEHPSDTLREAFRSSGSH; from the coding sequence GTGGCCATTATCACTCTCGGCTCTCCGATGACCTTCGTCAAGCAGGTTCGCGTACGCAATGCCAAGGCGATGCTGGCGAGCCCGAGCCCGACAACGAGTGTAACGTCGGTCGCCTACGCCTGCGGGTTCAGCAATCTCGGGCATTTCGCCAGATACTATTACAGCACCTTCGGTGAGCACCCATCCGATACACTCAGGGAGGCGTTCCGCAGCTCCGGCTCCCATTAG
- a CDS encoding IS6 family transposase, whose amino-acid sequence MTRLARDPLYRRHRFPADVIAHAVWLYFRFPLSLRMVEDMLAARGVIVSHQTVRLWAEKFGGHFANDIRKRSTGKLGDKWHLDEVVISIGGKKHWLWRAVDQDGFVLDVLVQNRRNVKAAKRLMRKLLKGQGRSPRVMITDKLRSYGAAKRDIMPGVEHRSHKGLNNRAENSHQPTRRRERIMKGFKSARHLQRFASIHDPVANLFHIPRHEISSDHHRELRTEAMQMWNEIARLQTA is encoded by the coding sequence ATGACCCGACTTGCCCGTGATCCTCTTTATCGTCGCCACCGATTTCCAGCCGATGTGATTGCACATGCCGTTTGGCTTTATTTCCGGTTTCCGCTCAGTCTGCGCATGGTAGAGGATATGCTGGCGGCGCGTGGGGTCATCGTATCTCACCAAACCGTGAGGCTCTGGGCTGAGAAATTCGGAGGGCACTTTGCCAACGATATCCGGAAGCGATCGACCGGCAAGCTCGGCGACAAATGGCACCTCGATGAGGTCGTCATCTCCATTGGCGGCAAGAAACACTGGCTTTGGCGCGCCGTCGATCAGGACGGCTTCGTCCTTGATGTTCTGGTCCAGAACCGCCGAAATGTCAAAGCTGCAAAGCGTCTGATGCGAAAGCTTCTGAAAGGGCAAGGTCGTTCACCGCGTGTGATGATCACCGACAAACTTCGGTCCTATGGCGCCGCAAAACGCGATATCATGCCAGGTGTCGAGCATCGCTCGCACAAGGGATTGAACAATCGTGCTGAGAATTCTCATCAACCGACCCGGCGGCGAGAACGGATCATGAAGGGCTTCAAGTCAGCCCGACATCTCCAGCGTTTTGCTTCAATTCATGACCCTGTTGCCAACCTTTTTCACATTCCACGCCACGAGATCTCATCAGACCATCACCGCGAACTGAGAACCGAAGCTATGCAGATGTGGAACGAAATCGCACGCCTGCAAACCGCATAA
- a CDS encoding site-specific integrase, translating to MPDSSHELIATLNSSLVSQRYSPVVARNYCAYASEFLDYLGQRGISIADVIDVQVEQYLLHAIVRFEKQRGRRPSARWHEVPRSGIHALLRLAHGHWPPAIEPTCAADVARFAICDAYESWLREERGLARSSVAALMWEARNFLAWQIDHGSGSLAGPSVVDVDRYMDMRAPKLTRCSLKSVAERLRSLLRYLHITGRVTTDLSGHVIAPMLYAYEGVPSVLNRDQIVAVLERAKKDKTSAGLRDHAILQLLATYGLRSGEIRNLRIEDIDWRTGAIHVRHHKTRASTSLPLMEPVGEAVLAYLRFGRPMTDAREIFLRTRAPYRKLDKLYSLVRRRLRDAGVQPTGKCGPHIFRHARAVEMLRVAVPQKVIGDVLGHRSTGSTAPYLKLATEDLRAIALDVPGMEVLA from the coding sequence ATGCCCGATAGCAGTCACGAACTAATTGCCACACTCAATTCCTCGCTTGTCAGTCAGCGATACAGCCCGGTCGTGGCGAGGAACTACTGCGCCTACGCATCTGAGTTTCTCGATTATCTGGGGCAGCGCGGTATCTCGATCGCGGACGTGATCGACGTGCAGGTAGAGCAATACCTGCTGCACGCGATCGTAAGGTTCGAAAAGCAACGTGGCCGACGTCCCAGCGCGCGCTGGCACGAGGTCCCGCGCTCCGGAATTCATGCTCTGTTGCGGCTAGCTCACGGTCATTGGCCGCCAGCTATCGAGCCTACCTGCGCGGCCGATGTGGCCCGATTTGCAATTTGCGACGCATACGAAAGCTGGCTGCGTGAGGAACGCGGGTTGGCTCGCTCCAGCGTCGCAGCGTTAATGTGGGAAGCCCGGAACTTCCTTGCGTGGCAGATCGATCATGGAAGCGGCAGCTTGGCGGGGCCGAGCGTCGTTGACGTAGACCGTTATATGGATATGCGCGCGCCGAAACTGACGCGCTGCTCGCTGAAGTCTGTCGCAGAGCGACTTCGCTCGCTGCTGCGTTATCTCCACATCACGGGTCGCGTTACAACGGACCTGTCAGGGCATGTCATAGCGCCGATGCTTTATGCGTACGAAGGCGTACCATCAGTCCTGAACCGCGACCAGATAGTCGCTGTGCTGGAGCGCGCGAAGAAGGACAAGACATCGGCGGGGCTGCGGGACCATGCGATCCTGCAACTCCTTGCAACATATGGGCTCCGGTCTGGAGAAATCCGCAATCTGCGGATCGAGGACATCGACTGGCGCACGGGAGCCATCCATGTTCGCCACCACAAGACGCGAGCCAGCACATCGCTGCCCCTGATGGAGCCGGTCGGCGAAGCCGTGCTTGCTTATCTGCGTTTCGGGCGACCCATGACGGACGCCAGGGAAATCTTCCTCCGCACACGCGCGCCGTACCGCAAGCTCGACAAGCTTTACAGCCTGGTTCGCCGGCGACTCCGTGACGCTGGCGTTCAACCGACTGGTAAGTGTGGACCCCATATCTTCCGTCATGCGCGCGCGGTTGAGATGTTGCGGGTCGCGGTGCCCCAAAAGGTCATCGGCGACGTGCTGGGGCACCGTTCGACAGGATCGACGGCTCCCTACCTCAAACTCGCCACCGAGGACCTCAGGGCCATTGCGCTTGACGTGCCGGGGATGGAGGTGCTGGCATGA
- a CDS encoding tyrosine-type recombinase/integrase encodes MTARWPDPDRAIIGRHVASLNLRSMKSRACYRQVLHGFQDVAERYDALGQEVLLAWLRESGVRRAPSTLLHRTRIIDRFLERLMEIGAIECNPVVALRDECNIKQCMPIWRALASRDPEQALAELRQPKPFGSMLGEMMAEHVAMMRRRGYKYTSQPLLLLRFDRFLQLHPGPQTEPLSAMIDRWAETNVTRQHAEECEKLKRVFAKILRHRDPSTPVRRPDPRPRKEAAKQWRKPHIYSPADVRRMLEVARTYPSPRVPLRPLSMYTMLLLAYCAGLRRGEIARLDLGDVDLQDGTIIIRQTKFFKTRILPLPDSVVVELRAYIDARRRAGGSQDTRSGLFWHERGDGHYTPEMITWLLADVIRRAGLKPLRGKTGPRVHDLRHSMVVNRILEWYRTGINPQDRLPFLATYLGHRDINSTLVYITVTQDLLHYANERFRAIGAPCLSLGQEMRP; translated from the coding sequence ATGACCGCCCGCTGGCCCGATCCCGACCGCGCGATCATTGGCCGCCATGTCGCGAGCCTTAATCTGCGCAGCATGAAAAGCCGAGCTTGCTATCGGCAAGTCTTGCATGGCTTCCAGGATGTCGCTGAACGTTACGATGCACTCGGCCAGGAAGTGTTGCTGGCCTGGCTACGAGAATCAGGCGTTCGCCGAGCGCCGTCCACGCTCTTGCACCGCACCCGCATCATTGACCGATTCCTCGAACGCCTGATGGAAATCGGCGCGATCGAATGCAATCCCGTCGTCGCTCTGCGCGATGAGTGCAATATCAAGCAGTGCATGCCGATCTGGCGGGCATTGGCGTCGCGGGACCCGGAACAGGCTCTTGCCGAACTGCGCCAACCCAAGCCGTTCGGCAGCATGCTGGGCGAAATGATGGCCGAGCATGTCGCGATGATGCGGCGCAGAGGATACAAATACACTTCGCAGCCCCTGTTGCTCTTGCGGTTCGATCGGTTCCTGCAGTTGCATCCGGGACCGCAAACCGAACCGCTGAGCGCCATGATCGATCGATGGGCAGAAACGAATGTGACGCGTCAGCATGCGGAAGAATGCGAAAAGCTCAAGCGCGTCTTTGCGAAAATCCTTCGTCACCGCGACCCGTCGACACCTGTGCGGCGACCGGACCCGAGGCCGAGGAAGGAGGCCGCCAAGCAATGGCGAAAGCCTCATATCTACTCGCCTGCCGATGTGCGGCGGATGCTCGAGGTTGCCCGCACCTATCCGTCTCCACGGGTGCCACTTCGGCCGCTGAGCATGTACACGATGCTGCTGCTCGCCTATTGCGCAGGCTTGCGGCGTGGCGAGATTGCCCGCCTCGATCTTGGTGATGTTGACCTGCAGGACGGTACGATAATCATCCGGCAGACCAAGTTCTTCAAGACCCGGATCCTACCGTTACCCGACAGCGTTGTGGTCGAGCTTCGGGCCTACATCGATGCGCGGCGGCGTGCCGGTGGATCACAGGATACGCGCTCCGGTCTGTTCTGGCACGAGCGAGGCGACGGCCATTACACGCCGGAAATGATTACATGGCTGCTCGCCGACGTCATACGCCGCGCCGGGTTGAAGCCATTGCGAGGAAAAACGGGCCCTCGCGTTCATGATCTGCGCCACTCGATGGTCGTGAACAGGATCCTCGAATGGTACCGGACGGGCATCAATCCACAGGATCGCTTGCCGTTCCTCGCGACCTACCTTGGCCATCGGGATATCAACTCCACCCTGGTCTACATCACCGTCACGCAGGACCTGCTGCATTACGCAAATGAACGGTTCCGGGCGATTGGCGCGCCGTGCCTCAGCCTGGGGCAGGAGATGCGGCCATGA
- a CDS encoding site-specific integrase — protein MSRVDRFPDLMRAFFYEWLVEQRNASIHTVRSYRDTWRLLLRFVAQRTGKKVAMITLADLGASEVAAFLSHTEHDRGGTIGTRNCRLAAIRSFFHFVATRDPGSIAQCVEILNIPIKRAPVSEPSYLDPAEVTAILAQPDRSTVEGMRDHALLSFLYNSGARIQEALDLCPEAIRFESPNCVRLTGKGRKERICPLWPETVMLLKKLLERQPRAPDQRLFVNRYGEPLSASGVRFKLVAYVRAAANTMPTLRAKQVTPHAFRHATAVHLISAGVDVTVIRSWLGHVSLDTTNHYARANLETKRKALEKVTVPAIPGGQPSWKRDASVLAWLDTL, from the coding sequence ATGAGCAGGGTTGACCGGTTCCCGGACCTGATGCGCGCGTTCTTCTACGAATGGCTGGTCGAGCAGCGCAACGCGTCTATCCATACGGTTCGATCATATCGCGATACCTGGCGGTTGTTGCTTCGGTTCGTCGCCCAGCGGACTGGAAAGAAGGTGGCTATGATCACGCTGGCCGATCTCGGCGCCAGCGAGGTCGCCGCGTTCCTCAGTCACACCGAACATGACCGTGGCGGTACGATCGGCACGCGCAACTGCCGGCTTGCCGCGATCCGCAGCTTCTTCCACTTCGTCGCCACCAGGGATCCCGGATCGATCGCGCAATGCGTGGAAATCCTCAACATACCGATCAAGCGCGCTCCGGTGTCGGAACCGAGCTATCTGGATCCGGCGGAAGTGACGGCGATCCTCGCTCAGCCAGACCGTTCGACCGTTGAGGGCATGCGCGATCATGCGCTGCTCTCGTTCCTCTACAACAGCGGTGCACGAATACAGGAAGCGCTCGACCTGTGCCCCGAAGCAATCCGGTTCGAAAGCCCGAACTGCGTGCGTCTGACCGGCAAGGGCCGGAAGGAACGAATCTGCCCGCTCTGGCCGGAAACCGTCATGTTGCTGAAGAAACTGCTTGAGCGACAACCCCGGGCACCCGACCAGCGGCTGTTCGTCAACCGCTATGGCGAGCCTCTCAGCGCCTCGGGGGTCCGCTTCAAGCTCGTCGCCTACGTGAGGGCAGCGGCCAATACCATGCCAACGCTGCGGGCCAAGCAAGTAACGCCACACGCCTTCCGGCACGCCACCGCCGTGCACCTCATCTCGGCCGGCGTCGACGTTACGGTGATCCGCAGCTGGCTCGGTCATGTCAGCCTCGACACGACCAACCACTATGCCAGGGCCAATCTGGAAACGAAGCGGAAAGCCCTGGAAAAGGTCACCGTTCCAGCCATACCCGGCGGCCAGCCATCCTGGAAGCGCGATGCAAGCGTGCTCGCCTGGCTCGACACACTCTGA
- a CDS encoding IS5 family transposase: MPHKHNAARRHHIGKMKFKVTNWAEYEAGLGRRGSLTLWITPDALAGWAAPPRKTRGGQPLYSDLAIETTLMLGMVFGLRLRQSEGLLSSVLDMMTLDLAVPDHTTLSRRARTWKPSARSNDRQPVANGPIHVLVDSTGLKIYGAGQWLEEKHGAKSRRGWRKLHLAVDADSGEIIAHSLTDQETGDGSQLDLLLDQIDDEIDQFTADGAYDGEPSYDAILGHSAGAKVVIPPRSNAVERANAQASCQRDDHIASIQIDGRLKWQDGAGYGKRALVETAMGRYKGVIGSRLRARSFHAQQTEAAIGVTILNRVLACGRPQSVRCQASKGSNQISGPIKDQIPLTC, encoded by the coding sequence ATGCCGCATAAGCACAACGCCGCCCGTCGCCACCACATCGGTAAAATGAAGTTCAAAGTGACGAACTGGGCGGAGTATGAGGCGGGCCTTGGCCGCCGTGGCAGTTTAACCCTTTGGATAACGCCGGACGCGCTGGCGGGCTGGGCGGCTCCACCTCGCAAGACGCGTGGTGGCCAGCCTCTCTATTCGGATCTGGCGATCGAAACTACGCTGATGCTGGGCATGGTCTTTGGGCTGCGTTTGCGCCAAAGCGAAGGGCTTTTGAGTTCGGTGCTTGATATGATGACATTGGATCTGGCCGTGCCCGATCACACCACGCTGAGCCGACGGGCCAGAACCTGGAAGCCATCGGCCAGAAGCAACGACCGGCAGCCTGTGGCGAACGGACCCATTCACGTCCTGGTCGACAGTACCGGGCTCAAGATCTATGGCGCCGGCCAATGGCTGGAAGAAAAGCATGGAGCGAAGTCCCGGCGTGGCTGGAGAAAACTGCACTTGGCGGTTGACGCCGACAGTGGCGAGATCATTGCCCATAGTCTGACAGATCAGGAAACCGGCGATGGCTCGCAGCTGGACCTATTGCTGGATCAGATCGACGATGAGATCGACCAGTTCACTGCCGATGGCGCCTATGATGGCGAGCCAAGCTATGACGCAATTCTGGGTCATAGTGCAGGCGCGAAGGTCGTTATTCCACCGCGCTCGAATGCAGTGGAACGAGCCAACGCCCAGGCGTCCTGCCAGAGAGACGATCACATTGCATCCATCCAGATCGATGGCCGGTTGAAATGGCAGGACGGTGCCGGCTATGGCAAACGGGCTTTGGTTGAAACCGCGATGGGTCGATACAAAGGCGTCATTGGGTCGCGTTTGCGCGCTCGGTCATTCCATGCGCAGCAGACAGAGGCTGCGATCGGCGTCACCATTTTGAACCGAGTGCTCGCCTGCGGACGCCCACAATCCGTTCGTTGCCAAGCCTCGAAGGGGAGCAACCAAATAAGCGGGCCCATCAAAGACCAAATTCCGCTCACTTGCTGA
- a CDS encoding DUF3768 domain-containing protein, which translates to MTDVEKTNRIRELNDELRTKGRAFNGRVVAAGGIVNDSAEKRQQVFEVVAKFDEWTTGDDPYGEHDFGKVDVDGEAFIWKIDYYSLDEGHGSEHPEDQKTTIRVLTLMYAEDY; encoded by the coding sequence ATGACCGACGTCGAGAAGACTAACCGCATCCGCGAACTCAATGACGAGCTTCGGACGAAAGGCCGCGCTTTCAATGGCCGTGTCGTCGCCGCAGGCGGCATCGTGAACGATAGTGCGGAGAAGCGACAGCAAGTCTTCGAAGTCGTCGCCAAGTTCGACGAGTGGACCACGGGCGACGATCCCTATGGAGAACATGACTTCGGCAAGGTCGATGTCGATGGCGAGGCATTCATCTGGAAGATCGACTACTACAGCTTGGATGAAGGCCACGGCTCCGAGCATCCCGAGGATCAGAAGACGACAATCCGCGTCCTCACGCTGATGTATGCGGAAGACTACTAA
- a CDS encoding type II toxin-antitoxin system death-on-curing family toxin yields the protein MTADEVIRLNERMVAATGETHLLRDQAALEGALNRPPAYFHYEDVFEVHVLAAYLVLAIGKAHAFEQGNKRTAWVAARVFLRKNGYRYAEADVPQEVIGNMIYDMMADEKMFDDFVGLLDKCIEPFG from the coding sequence GTGACCGCCGACGAGGTGATCCGGCTTAACGAGCGTATGGTCGCAGCTACGGGCGAAACCCACCTTCTCCGCGATCAGGCGGCTCTTGAAGGTGCACTAAACCGCCCGCCAGCATACTTTCACTACGAAGACGTGTTCGAGGTCCATGTCCTCGCGGCATATCTCGTGCTTGCCATAGGAAAGGCCCATGCCTTCGAGCAGGGCAACAAGAGAACGGCGTGGGTCGCTGCTCGCGTTTTCCTCCGCAAAAACGGCTACCGCTACGCAGAGGCGGATGTCCCCCAAGAGGTCATCGGTAACATGATCTATGACATGATGGCCGACGAGAAGATGTTCGACGACTTCGTTGGCCTGCTCGACAAGTGCATCGAGCCTTTTGGCTAA